Proteins encoded by one window of Cellvibrio sp. KY-GH-1:
- a CDS encoding peptidoglycan-binding protein: MSQIILRKGSIGDSVEQLQKLLNAHNKKSFLKVDRDFGAATLEAVKRFQQNNGLTADGVVGPKTWRALSPGAPLGKTTSPANTTLTTASSPHGLLADIAAKYIGVKETGVNKAGTSKALQAIFKSDSVTVNGVTDGYPWCAAFVSFCVQKLLNYSPFFPTVIPPREASVSRFLHIWAKNNDCIIFPRSSTLFTPQKGDIVVFTFSHIGIVESVNGRMITTIEGNTNDAGSREGSVVSRKVRLDSIIKSYIRLPISISTSTSRIEEISRTC; encoded by the coding sequence ATGTCACAAATAATACTACGCAAAGGCTCTATAGGTGACTCTGTAGAGCAACTCCAAAAACTACTCAATGCACACAATAAAAAATCATTCTTAAAGGTTGATAGAGATTTTGGAGCAGCCACACTAGAAGCTGTTAAAAGATTTCAGCAAAACAATGGGCTGACGGCAGATGGTGTAGTCGGACCTAAAACGTGGCGAGCACTATCACCGGGAGCACCGCTCGGCAAGACAACATCACCAGCCAATACAACTTTGACTACAGCATCTTCACCGCATGGTTTACTCGCCGATATTGCAGCCAAGTACATTGGGGTAAAAGAGACAGGAGTTAACAAGGCAGGCACCAGCAAGGCACTACAGGCCATATTCAAATCTGATTCCGTAACGGTGAATGGAGTTACTGATGGCTACCCTTGGTGTGCAGCATTTGTCTCATTTTGCGTACAAAAGCTCCTAAACTATTCTCCGTTTTTCCCAACAGTCATCCCTCCCCGGGAGGCCTCTGTAAGTCGCTTTTTGCACATCTGGGCGAAAAACAATGACTGTATAATTTTCCCAAGAAGTTCAACACTTTTTACTCCCCAAAAAGGAGATATTGTAGTTTTTACCTTCTCGCACATAGGAATTGTAGAAAGTGTTAATGGCAGGATGATTACCACTATTGAAGGCAATACTAATGATGCAGGAAGCAGAGAAGGCTCAGTTGTATCCAGAAAAGTTCGCCTCGACTCGATTATCAAGTCTTACATCCGACTCCCCATTAGCATATCGACTAGCACTTCTCGCATTGAAGAAATATCTCGAACCTGTTGA
- a CDS encoding amino acid ABC transporter substrate-binding protein: MKYGLFFIFILFFTLPAKGDIPIHYVPTEDPGDPRLAYIIEILKLSLSKSLPNERIVFTPLPASISYARSIHELKKNVYPNYFSPGGVNVEQLGTDNLQAVDFPLDHGLLSYRICFVSPNASKKIEKVTSIEELRQFTIGQGTNWPDIPILTANGFKVIEVPVYTSLFKMVVSNRVDMVCRGVNELRREAIQFKHYGNLIYDESFVLIYTMPYKLYFNNLNAELVKKIELGLSIAKQDGSLEKLFMTHFSEDLIFAKLNQRKRFILKTGYEDSFSENYKQYLYDPFK; this comes from the coding sequence ATGAAATACGGTTTATTTTTCATTTTCATTCTGTTTTTCACCTTGCCAGCGAAAGGCGACATTCCTATTCATTACGTCCCCACGGAAGATCCTGGTGATCCACGGCTAGCCTACATCATTGAAATACTGAAGCTCTCGTTGAGCAAAAGTCTGCCCAACGAGCGAATTGTGTTTACTCCCTTGCCAGCGTCAATCAGTTACGCCCGGTCAATTCATGAATTGAAAAAAAATGTTTACCCCAACTATTTTTCGCCCGGGGGTGTGAACGTTGAACAATTAGGTACGGATAATCTGCAAGCCGTGGATTTTCCATTGGATCATGGGTTGCTATCCTATCGAATTTGTTTTGTCTCGCCGAACGCTAGCAAAAAAATTGAAAAAGTAACTTCTATTGAAGAGTTGCGCCAATTTACGATTGGGCAAGGAACCAATTGGCCAGACATACCCATATTGACCGCGAATGGCTTCAAGGTCATAGAAGTACCGGTTTACACCAGCTTGTTTAAAATGGTGGTCAGCAATAGAGTCGACATGGTATGTCGAGGGGTCAACGAATTGCGTCGTGAGGCAATCCAATTTAAACACTACGGCAATTTAATTTATGACGAGAGTTTTGTATTAATTTACACCATGCCTTATAAGCTTTATTTCAATAACCTCAATGCGGAATTAGTTAAAAAAATTGAATTGGGTTTGTCGATAGCCAAACAAGATGGATCCTTAGAGAAACTGTTTATGACGCATTTTTCTGAGGACTTAATTTTTGCCAAATTGAATCAGCGTAAACGCTTCATACTGAAAACTGGATATGAAGATTCATTTTCAGAAAATTATAAGCAGTATCTCTACGACCCGTTTAAATAG
- a CDS encoding PhzF family phenazine biosynthesis protein, with product MLSAIRKGDEIQLDFPSDQPKTREIPGALLQFLSKPPVWFGRGRDDLLLVLENAAAVESFVPDLELINSITERGLIVTAPGDINSGLDMVSRFFAPKVGIAEDSVTGSAHCLLAVYWGYRLGKKLLCARQASLRGGLLTLELQGDRVLLSGKAKTMLKGEFYG from the coding sequence TTGCTAAGCGCAATCCGCAAGGGCGATGAAATTCAACTGGATTTTCCCAGTGATCAACCTAAAACCCGCGAAATTCCTGGGGCGTTACTGCAGTTCCTGAGTAAGCCGCCGGTGTGGTTTGGTCGCGGTCGGGATGATTTATTGTTGGTGTTGGAAAATGCGGCGGCCGTTGAAAGTTTTGTCCCGGATCTCGAGCTGATTAATTCAATTACTGAGCGTGGTTTGATCGTAACGGCGCCGGGCGATATCAATTCCGGGCTGGATATGGTCTCGCGCTTTTTTGCACCCAAAGTCGGTATTGCAGAGGACTCGGTGACGGGTTCCGCGCACTGCTTGCTCGCCGTTTATTGGGGGTATCGGCTGGGCAAAAAATTATTGTGCGCCCGTCAGGCCTCGCTGCGCGGTGGTTTGCTAACACTGGAATTGCAAGGCGATCGCGTGCTGCTGAGTGGCAAGGCAAAAACTATGCTTAAAGGTGAATTTTATGGTTGA
- a CDS encoding PLP-dependent aminotransferase family protein — protein sequence MDLLYRKLADELAGLIASGGFQAGDRMPGVRQQAQQHQLSIATVISAYRQLEDWGLLEVRNRSGFYVKPRPLAQIQAPRVHVTTMRPAPVSGQDMVLQLVKAANDPNIVQLGAAVPASEFLPTRAIEQALTKVARQQRVRSANYEFSPGAPELRRQISRRLAEARCAIHPDELIITNGCQEALTLALRAVTQPGDVVAIESPTFYGLLQVIESLGLEALEIPATPQTGMSLEALELALSRWPVKACVVTPNFSNPLGCSMPDANKQRLVSMLKARGVVLIEDDIYSDLGFSQTRPSLLKALDENVILCSSISKSLSPGLRVGWIAGGIHQPRIEYLKYVLNLATATVPQLAVAELLESGQYERHLRRVRSDYAQAVSRMTKALIETFPEGTKISQPQGGFVIWLELPGNIDSFDLAKQALAAGISIAPGPIFSASKKYSSFVRLSCACEWGSRVERALATLAGLIQGYSPR from the coding sequence ATGGATCTGTTGTATCGCAAACTGGCCGATGAACTCGCAGGATTAATTGCCAGCGGCGGCTTTCAAGCGGGTGATCGCATGCCCGGGGTGCGCCAGCAAGCGCAGCAACATCAGTTAAGTATCGCTACCGTAATCTCCGCGTACCGCCAACTGGAAGACTGGGGTTTACTGGAGGTGCGTAACCGCTCAGGCTTTTACGTAAAGCCGCGGCCGTTAGCGCAAATTCAAGCTCCCCGTGTCCATGTAACCACCATGCGCCCGGCCCCCGTCAGTGGTCAGGATATGGTGCTGCAATTGGTTAAGGCCGCCAACGATCCAAACATAGTGCAGCTGGGCGCCGCCGTTCCAGCGAGCGAGTTTCTTCCCACCCGCGCCATAGAGCAGGCGCTGACAAAGGTCGCACGGCAGCAACGCGTTCGCTCAGCGAATTACGAATTCTCACCCGGTGCGCCTGAACTGCGCAGGCAAATATCACGCCGGTTAGCGGAGGCTCGCTGCGCAATCCACCCGGATGAATTGATCATCACCAACGGCTGTCAGGAAGCATTAACACTGGCGCTGCGCGCCGTCACCCAACCCGGCGATGTTGTAGCAATCGAATCCCCTACTTTTTATGGGTTACTACAAGTAATCGAGTCTTTAGGTCTGGAAGCACTGGAAATTCCCGCTACTCCGCAAACCGGCATGTCGTTAGAGGCACTAGAGCTAGCCTTGAGCCGCTGGCCGGTAAAAGCCTGCGTAGTCACCCCCAATTTCAGCAATCCTCTTGGCTGCTCAATGCCGGATGCCAATAAGCAGCGCTTAGTAAGCATGTTAAAAGCGCGGGGAGTTGTGCTGATTGAGGATGATATTTACAGCGATCTGGGTTTTAGCCAGACGCGCCCTTCCCTGCTCAAGGCATTGGATGAGAATGTAATTCTGTGTAGCTCCATATCCAAAAGCCTGTCGCCGGGGCTGCGCGTAGGCTGGATCGCAGGCGGAATTCACCAACCGCGCATTGAATACCTGAAATATGTTTTAAATCTGGCGACTGCCACAGTACCGCAACTGGCAGTGGCTGAATTATTGGAGAGCGGCCAATACGAGCGTCACCTGCGTCGGGTGCGCAGCGATTATGCCCAAGCAGTCTCGCGCATGACCAAAGCACTGATAGAGACTTTCCCTGAGGGAACCAAGATCAGCCAACCCCAAGGCGGCTTCGTAATATGGCTGGAGTTGCCGGGCAATATCGATAGTTTTGATTTGGCAAAACAAGCGCTCGCAGCAGGCATTAGTATCGCACCCGGCCCGATTTTTTCAGCCAGCAAAAAATATTCGTCATTCGTGCGTTTGTCTTGCGCCTGCGAGTGGGGTTCGCGGGTAGAAAGGGCGTTGGCAACACTGGCGGGATTAATTCAGGGGTATTCCCCGCGTTAA
- a CDS encoding NADH:flavin oxidoreductase/NADH oxidase has translation MSALFTRFKLKDIELRNRIAVPPMCQYMATDGISNDWHLAHYSSIARGGAGLVIVEATAVSPEGRISPGCLGLWNDEQAAGLAQIASAIKKAGAVPGIQIAHAGRKASANRPWEGDDHIPPNDPRSWETISPSPIAFGGDLDKLPREMTVEDINRVRADFAAAAQRALDAGFEWLELHFAHGYLAQSFFSVHANQRTDEYGGSFENRSRFILETLAAVRAVWPENLPLTARFGVIEYDGRDEETLAESIELTKQMRKQGLDMLSVSVGFSTPTANIPWAPAFLAPIAEKVRNSADLPVASAWGFSTPELAEQAVANKQLDVVMIGRPHLANPHWPYLAARALGVEKPSWVLPAPYAHWLERYKSA, from the coding sequence ATGTCCGCGCTCTTTACCCGTTTCAAGCTTAAAGATATTGAATTGCGTAACCGCATCGCCGTACCCCCTATGTGCCAGTACATGGCTACCGATGGTATTAGCAATGACTGGCATCTCGCGCATTACAGCAGCATTGCGCGTGGCGGTGCAGGTTTGGTGATTGTCGAAGCGACCGCCGTATCCCCGGAAGGTCGTATTTCTCCCGGCTGCCTTGGGTTGTGGAATGACGAGCAAGCCGCCGGCTTGGCACAAATCGCCAGTGCGATCAAGAAAGCGGGCGCTGTTCCCGGTATTCAAATTGCCCATGCTGGCCGCAAAGCCAGCGCCAATCGTCCATGGGAAGGGGATGACCACATTCCCCCCAATGATCCGCGCAGTTGGGAAACGATTTCTCCCTCGCCAATTGCTTTTGGTGGTGATCTGGATAAGTTACCGCGTGAGATGACTGTTGAAGATATTAACCGTGTTCGGGCTGACTTTGCGGCGGCGGCACAACGCGCGTTGGATGCTGGTTTTGAATGGTTGGAATTGCATTTTGCCCACGGTTATCTCGCGCAAAGTTTTTTCTCGGTGCATGCGAATCAACGCACCGATGAATACGGTGGCAGTTTTGAAAATCGCAGCCGTTTTATACTGGAAACACTGGCCGCGGTGCGCGCGGTTTGGCCGGAAAATTTGCCGCTGACGGCGCGATTCGGCGTTATTGAATATGATGGCCGCGATGAAGAAACCTTGGCAGAATCCATTGAACTGACCAAACAAATGCGCAAGCAGGGTTTGGATATGTTGAGTGTGAGTGTAGGTTTCTCCACACCAACTGCGAATATTCCATGGGCCCCTGCATTTCTTGCGCCTATCGCTGAAAAAGTTCGCAACTCTGCAGATTTGCCTGTCGCATCGGCATGGGGTTTCAGTACGCCGGAATTAGCTGAGCAAGCAGTCGCGAATAAACAATTGGACGTAGTTATGATTGGCCGACCGCATCTCGCTAACCCGCATTGGCCTTACCTGGCCGCGCGTGCACTCGGTGTTGAAAAACCTTCCTGGGTTTTGCCTGCGCCTTATGCGCATTGGTTGGAGCGTTATAAATCTGCCTAG
- the ilvE gene encoding branched-chain-amino-acid transaminase, whose protein sequence is MVDLNKAEPISWLNGKLVAPAQAMVSVFDHGLLYGDGVFEGIRFYHGKAFRLLAHLERLRLSARAIALEIPYTTEALTQAVLDVIAAAPSANGYIRLVVTRGVGPLGIDPSRCKSPQVFIIADALHMVSERVRTEGAKVIIAATRRLGADGLDPRIKSLNYLNHILARMEATHAGADEAILLNSGGRIAEGSADNIFIVKKGELFTPPVIEGALDGITRQAVLELAEKLGIKAREIPLAPYDLFTADECFLTGTGAELIPVGYADGRAMPQCPGPVYQRLAAAFKELVAIESAE, encoded by the coding sequence ATGGTTGATTTAAATAAGGCTGAGCCAATCAGTTGGTTAAATGGCAAGTTGGTTGCTCCCGCCCAAGCCATGGTATCGGTATTTGATCACGGGCTTTTGTACGGCGATGGTGTGTTCGAAGGGATTCGTTTTTATCACGGGAAAGCATTTCGTTTACTGGCACATCTTGAACGCCTGCGACTTTCCGCGCGCGCTATTGCGCTGGAGATTCCTTACACCACGGAAGCGCTCACACAAGCTGTGTTGGATGTAATCGCTGCAGCGCCATCGGCTAACGGTTATATACGTTTAGTAGTGACACGCGGCGTTGGGCCGCTCGGAATAGATCCATCGCGCTGTAAATCCCCGCAAGTATTTATTATTGCTGATGCATTGCACATGGTGAGTGAGCGCGTAAGAACCGAAGGTGCAAAAGTAATTATTGCGGCGACTCGGCGGTTAGGCGCTGATGGCCTTGATCCACGCATCAAAAGTTTAAATTATCTCAACCATATTCTCGCGCGTATGGAAGCGACTCACGCCGGCGCAGACGAAGCGATTTTGTTAAACAGTGGGGGCCGAATTGCCGAGGGTAGTGCAGATAATATTTTTATCGTGAAAAAAGGAGAGCTGTTTACGCCCCCGGTAATAGAAGGCGCGTTAGATGGAATCACTCGCCAGGCGGTTTTGGAATTGGCGGAAAAACTGGGAATAAAAGCGCGCGAAATTCCACTCGCCCCCTACGATTTATTCACCGCCGATGAATGTTTCCTAACGGGCACAGGGGCAGAGTTAATTCCTGTAGGCTATGCAGATGGCCGTGCAATGCCGCAATGTCCCGGACCTGTTTACCAACGATTGGCAGCAGCGTTTAAGGAATTGGTCGCTATCGAGTCGGCGGAATAA
- a CDS encoding LysR family transcriptional regulator codes for MRDIKNIDLNLLKALDALLDERNVTRAAERLSLTQPAMSGMLTRLRESFNDPLFVRSQRGVVPTQRALELAGPVKQVLAEIAVLLTPVEFDPATAEMTLSIAATDYALQAVAVPFVLELKKRAPRIRVALLPIENENLHAQLERGDIQFVLLSPANCPPDLHARRLFDEEYVCVMRAEHPAAKTPLSLDEFCKLEHALFSYNGGCFSGATDEALVKIGRERQVVLSVKSFLVMTNIVRASELISVVPKRLVEHLEGLVMQDTPLPVEGFALVAAWHERTHKDPAQRWVRELLFELFVTN; via the coding sequence ATGCGTGACATTAAAAATATTGATTTAAATTTATTAAAAGCCTTGGATGCGCTACTGGATGAGCGCAATGTCACGCGTGCTGCAGAACGCCTGTCGCTTACCCAGCCGGCAATGAGCGGTATGCTGACGCGCTTGCGTGAAAGTTTTAATGATCCGCTGTTTGTGCGTTCTCAGCGCGGTGTTGTCCCCACGCAACGTGCGTTGGAATTAGCGGGTCCGGTTAAGCAAGTGTTGGCGGAAATTGCAGTATTGCTTACGCCGGTGGAGTTCGACCCTGCAACAGCGGAAATGACCTTATCAATCGCTGCGACTGATTACGCCTTGCAAGCCGTTGCTGTCCCATTTGTATTGGAATTAAAAAAGCGCGCGCCACGTATTCGTGTGGCTTTATTGCCCATTGAAAATGAAAATCTGCATGCGCAATTGGAGCGTGGTGATATTCAGTTCGTGCTACTAAGCCCCGCAAATTGTCCGCCCGATTTACATGCCCGCCGTTTGTTCGACGAAGAATATGTGTGCGTAATGCGCGCGGAACATCCCGCTGCGAAAACGCCGTTGTCGCTCGATGAATTCTGCAAGCTGGAGCATGCACTTTTTTCTTATAACGGTGGCTGTTTCAGTGGCGCAACGGATGAGGCCTTGGTGAAAATCGGGCGCGAAAGGCAAGTGGTACTCTCGGTAAAATCTTTTCTGGTGATGACGAATATAGTGCGTGCGAGTGAACTTATATCCGTTGTTCCCAAGCGACTCGTTGAGCACCTTGAAGGCTTGGTTATGCAAGACACGCCGCTTCCGGTTGAAGGGTTTGCATTGGTCGCCGCGTGGCACGAGCGAACCCACAAAGACCCGGCGCAACGCTGGGTGCGCGAGCTGTTGTTTGAGTTATTTGTTACCAATTAG
- a CDS encoding PhzF family phenazine biosynthesis protein, whose translation MPFPLYLVDAFVDQPFSGNPAGVCLLPEEQPAKWMQQVAMEMNQAETAFVCPKVDGSYSLRWFTPQVEVDLCGHATLAAAHTLWREAGRITVCHPLSHAQWFAKRNPQGR comes from the coding sequence ATGCCTTTTCCCCTGTATTTAGTGGATGCCTTTGTCGACCAGCCCTTTAGTGGCAATCCGGCCGGCGTCTGCCTTTTGCCAGAAGAACAGCCTGCTAAATGGATGCAACAAGTGGCCATGGAAATGAATCAGGCAGAAACGGCCTTTGTCTGCCCGAAAGTAGACGGCAGCTACAGTTTGCGTTGGTTTACCCCGCAAGTAGAGGTCGATCTCTGTGGTCACGCGACCCTGGCGGCGGCCCATACACTCTGGCGTGAGGCGGGGCGAATTACAGTCTGTCATCCACTTTCACACGCGCAGTGGTTTGCTAAGCGCAATCCGCAAGGGCGATGA